The following coding sequences lie in one Primulina huaijiensis isolate GDHJ02 chromosome 2, ASM1229523v2, whole genome shotgun sequence genomic window:
- the LOC140962704 gene encoding uncharacterized protein, whose protein sequence is MSSKHFLPLALILLICLGLESPPVAAALRHHLLPHISHIQRTSDLQETTLIQKACHGLGDYESDCLSTLKSSAPHQKNDPNGLAFFTLRFVEDRAANLSFKIKKFAATPYLPPTLQSALSDCMDQYNPVDDLIEDAINAVLANVYSDAEKFMDAAIANIVSCDSQIKSFHSDDDKSGEEHVRIAKDVSESNAFFRNMLFAAFNILRKD, encoded by the exons ATGTCTTCCAAGCACTTCTTGCCATTGGCATTAATCCTCCTCATTTGCCTTGGCCTCGAGTCTCCTCCGGTCGCTGCAGCCCTTCGCCACCACCTTCTCCCCCATATCAGCCACATCCAAAGAACCTCCGACCTCCAAGAAACCACTCTCATTCAAAAGGCGTGCCACGGTTTAGGCGATTATGAATCGGATTGCTTATCCACCCTGAAATCCTCAGCTCCCCACCAAAAAAATGACCCCAATGGATTGGCTTTCTTCACTCTCAG GTTCGTGGAAGATCGCGCAGCCAATCTCTCattcaagataaaaaaattcGCCGCGACTCCATATCTTCCTCCAACTCTTCAATCCGCGCTGAGCGACTGCATGGATCAGTACAATCCCGTCGATGATCTGATCGAGGACGCGATCAATGCAGTGCTGGCGAACGTATATTCCGACGCTGAGAAGTTCATGGACGCCGCGATCGCAAACATCGTGTCTTGCGATTCTCAGATCAAATCCTTCCATTCCGACGACGATAAATCGGGGGAAGAACACGTCCGAATTGCCAAAGATGTGAGTGAGAGCAATGCTTTCTTTAGAAACATGCTGTTTGCTGCTTTCAACATTCTCAGAAAAGATTGA
- the LOC140962693 gene encoding uncharacterized protein: MSCRSMFQIQGKQSLPVSLPKTHEQERHLRLSSSAAAACAFRRSKNAGISFSKDAQIFMASANHPGLRVTSAETILTSPSTSIINTGWSEFSERVSGEWDGFRADFTVEGKPVELPESVVPEAYREWEVKVFDWQTQCPTLAHFNHGVPYFMYKAIKLLPTVGCEADAATRYSVQERIVTPPHHSAFAYQSSGCYVSVWPISKDEIKSVNEVLELEHCLIDPRDKESRVRVIQDLRFNNSELRLQDIKVFVEQWYGPFRNGDQLGGCAISNYAFATTQPLSGSKVTGSWQGVGAIAAFHNSQKMIQQLGDEYVCKSIRDEGDLILLPKNIWCSIKRGENKETCCEVGWLLDQGQAITSKCTFSSAAEVMEIAIAVETATSV; encoded by the exons ATGAGCTGCCGGTCGATGTTCCAGATTCAGGGTAAGCAATCGCTTCCGGTGTCACTGCCGAAAACTCATGAGCAGGAGCGCCACTTGAGGCTTTCTTCGTCCGCAGCAGCAGCATGCGCCTTCCGCCGTTCCAAGAACGCTGGAATTTCCTTCAGCAA GGATGCTCAAATTTTTATGGCTTCGGCCAATCACCCTGGCCTACGAGTAACTTCTGCGGAAACAATATTAACTAGTCCTAGTACTAGCATCATCAACACTG GTTGGTCAGAATTTTCTGAACGAGTGTCCGGTGAGTGGGATGGATTTAGAGCGGATTTCACCGTGGAGGGGAAGCCTGTTGAATTGCCAGAATCAGTGGTCCCAGAGGCTTACAGAGAATGGGAGGTCAAGGTTTTCGACTGGCAAACCCAATGTCCAACTCTTGCTCACTTCAATCATGGCGTCCCGTATTTCATGTACAAAGCCATTAAGCTTCTTCCCACTGTTGGATGTGAAGCTGATGCCGCTACCAGGTACAGTGTGCAAGAAAGGATTGTAACTCCACCCCATCATTCTGCCTTTGCTTATCAATCTAGTGGATGTTATGTTTCTGTGTGGCCCATTTCAAAGGACGAGATTAAAAGTGTGAATGAAGTATTGGAGTTGGAGCACTGCTTGATTGATCCTAGGGACAAAGAGTCTCGAGTGAGGGTCATTCAAGACCTCCGGTTTAATAACTCTGAGTTGAGGTTGCAGGATATAAAGGTGTTTGTTGAGCAATGGTATGGCCCCTTTAGAAATGGTGATCAACTAGGTGGATGTGCTATAAGCAATTATGCTTTTGCCACTACACAGCCCTTGAGTGGTTCAAAAGTTACCGGGTCTTGGCAAGGGGTCGGTGCTATCGCCGCATTCCATAATTCTCAAAAA ATGATCCAACAACTCGGGGATGAATATGTATGCAAGTCAATTAGAGATGAAGGAGACCTCATATTGCTGCCAAAAAATATTTGGTGTTCAATCAAGAGAGGAGAAAACAAGGAAACTTGTTGTGAAGTTGGCTGGTTATTGGATCAAGGACAAGCCATCACCTCAAAATGCACCTTTTCAAGTGCTGCGGAGGTCATG GAAATTGCTATAGCAGTTGAAACTGCAACTTCCGTGTAG